In the Euphorbia lathyris chromosome 5, ddEupLath1.1, whole genome shotgun sequence genome, one interval contains:
- the LOC136231294 gene encoding stemmadenine O-acetyltransferase-like — translation MGIEVEVISKELIKPSSPTPNHLRKLNFSFIDQNQFPLSMPIVLFYENSNISNQETSNLLKQSLSKALTLFYPLAGRINNYSYADCNDEGALFFEAKANCELSEILQNRNQYHNHSQKFIPLQPEKGINQYGSLFQITYFNCGGLAVSLAMPHMLGDGLSLFMFLNSWAAVARGNPVDHIKPFIVSDSIFPPGSIPGFDLNQWVFKDNVVTKSFVFDASTISALRDKYSSNGEKLSRVMALTVFIWSRMRATTNSQAKEAGNNNRCVVIYSVNVRQLLDPPISKQSFGNLIFTAPAVIDNADPNGKEDEFYEIGRRIKDSITSVNSESVKKLQNGELDYSKELFMECIKGEIDRYSFTSLCHFPVYESDFGWGKPEWAATSPILDNFIILGDTKEGQGIEAWISMTEEDMTKFENDEQLGTHLSVVMSKHN, via the coding sequence atgggGATTGAAGTAGAGGTGATTTCCAAAGAATTAATCAAGCCATCCTCTCCCACACCAAATCATCTCCGAAAACTCAACTTCTCATTCATAGACCAAAATCAGTTCCCACTTTCCATGCCTATAGTTCTCTTCTATGAAAACTCAAACATTTCCAACCAAGAAACATCCAACCTTTTAAAACAATCTTTATCAAAGGCTTTAACTCTATTCTACCCTCTTGCCGGCCGTATTAACAACTACTCCTACGCAGACTGTAACGACGAAGGTGCTCTATTTTTCGAAGCCAAAGCTAATTGTGAACTCTCCGAAATTCTTCAAAACCGAAACCAATACCATAATCACAGCCAAAAGTTTATTCCTCTACAACCTGAAAAAGGCATAAATCAGTATGGATCTTTGTTTCAAATTACCTATTTCAACTGCGGCGGATTAGCCGTTTCATTGGCTATGCCACATATGCTTGGAGATGGTTTATCACTGTTCATGTTCCTTAACAGTTGGGCTGCAGTTGCTAGAGGGAATCCAGTCGATCATATTAAACCCTTCATTGTCTCAGATTCCATCTTTCCACCCGGAAGCATTCCGGGGTTTGATCTCAATCAATGGGTTTTCAAGGATAATGTTGTCACTAAGTCATTTGTGTTTGATGCTTCAACAATATCAGCTCTAAGAGATAAATATAGTAGTAATGGTGAAAAGCTGTCTCGGGTTATGGCTTTAACTGTTTTCATATGGAGTCGGATGAGAGCAACAACTAATTCTCAGGCAAAAGAAGCCGGTAATAATAACCGGTGTGTGGTGATTTATTCAGTGAACGTGCGACAATTACTGGATCCACCGATCTCAAAACAGTCATTTGGGAATCTAATATTCACTGCACCAGCAGTAATTGATAATGCAGATCCAAATGGTAAAGAAGATGAGTTTTATGAAATTGGGAGGAGGATAAAAGATTCAATTACAAGTGTGAATTCAGAGTCTGTAAAGAAACTTCAGAATGGGGAGTTGGATTACTCAAAGGAATTATTTATGGAGTGTATAAAAGGAGAAATTGATAGGTATTCATTCACTAGTTTGTGCCATTTTCCTGTGTATGAATCTGATTTCGGTTGGGGAAAGCCGGAATGGGCAGCTACATCTCCGATTCTAGACAATTTTATAATACTCGGTGACACAAAAGAAGGCCAAGGAATAGAAGCTTGGATTAGCATGACGGAAGAAGACATGACTAAATTTGAGAATGATGAACAACTTGGTACTCATCTTTCTGTTGTTATGAGCAAACATAACTAA